The Terriglobales bacterium genome includes a region encoding these proteins:
- the rplS gene encoding 50S ribosomal protein L19: MSTSTLLDKLNAKLQRSDIPNFVPGDTIRVHVKIKEGDKERLQAFEGTVIARSRGPQASFTVRKVSFGQGVERIFPANSKVIDKVEVLRSTRVRRAKLYYLRGLKGKAARLTEVERERPAQPAAAEPQK, from the coding sequence ATGTCAACGTCAACATTACTCGATAAATTGAATGCCAAGCTGCAGCGCAGCGACATTCCCAACTTCGTTCCCGGCGATACCATTCGCGTGCACGTCAAGATCAAAGAAGGCGATAAAGAGCGCCTGCAGGCTTTTGAGGGCACCGTCATTGCCAGGAGCCGCGGCCCGCAGGCCAGCTTTACCGTCCGCAAGGTCAGCTTCGGGCAGGGGGTGGAGCGCATCTTCCCAGCCAACTCCAAGGTGATTGATAAGGTGGAAGTGCTTCGTTCCACGCGCGTCCGCCGCGCCAAGCTGTACTACCTGCGCGGCCTCAAAGGCAAGGCGGCGCGCCTGACGGAAGTTGAGCGCGAACGTCCGGCACAGCCGGCGGCGGCTGAGCCACAGAAGTAG
- a CDS encoding ribonuclease HII codes for MDPRRKTGKNGEEQGISPSALKMRMLKKLRCTQRFEKLAWQAGAKLVAGVDEVGRGSLFGPVVAAAVILNPEDRIRGLRDSKLLPPERREVLAAQIRERAVCFAIAEVDSATIDAINIYQASRRAMLQAVQLLSLRPDHLLIDAMQIDFDCAQTKIIHGDALSASIAAASIIAKVERDRMMRELHEVYPHYNLASNKGYSTPTHIRSLREHGPSPLHRQSFAPVWNSRLKAPQEVLDFMRENESADSTDSQTDPGFIADA; via the coding sequence ATGGATCCCAGGAGAAAGACCGGCAAAAACGGAGAAGAACAGGGAATATCCCCCTCTGCCCTGAAGATGCGGATGCTCAAGAAGCTGCGCTGCACACAGCGTTTTGAGAAGCTGGCCTGGCAGGCAGGGGCAAAGCTGGTGGCGGGGGTGGATGAAGTTGGACGCGGCTCGCTGTTTGGACCAGTCGTCGCTGCAGCCGTGATTCTGAATCCGGAAGACCGCATTCGCGGTCTGCGTGATTCCAAGCTTTTGCCCCCGGAGCGGCGTGAGGTGCTGGCGGCCCAGATTCGCGAACGCGCCGTATGTTTTGCCATCGCAGAGGTGGATTCGGCTACGATCGACGCCATCAATATCTATCAGGCCTCGCGCCGGGCCATGCTGCAGGCCGTGCAACTGCTTTCCCTCAGGCCCGACCATCTTCTGATTGACGCCATGCAGATTGATTTCGACTGCGCGCAGACCAAGATCATTCACGGCGACGCGCTTTCGGCTTCCATCGCCGCCGCTTCCATCATTGCCAAGGTGGAGCGCGACCGCATGATGCGCGAGCTGCACGAGGTTTATCCGCACTATAACCTCGCTTCCAACAAAGGCTACAGCACGCCCACCCATATCCGCAGCCTGCGCGAGCATGGCCCCTCACCGCTGCACCGGCAATCGTTCGCTCCGGTATGGAATTCCAGGTTGAAAGCGCCGCAAGAGGTGCTCGATTTCATGAGGGAAAACGAAAGTGCAGATTCAACAGATTCCCAAACTGATCCAGGGTTCATAGCGGATGCATAA